In a single window of the Anaplasma platys genome:
- a CDS encoding rRNA adenine N-6-methyltransferase family protein has translation VADFPPEVFSPAPKVHSSVVNITPLKTPRAMVDYSYLCSVLKMLFHCKRKTILNALKLRVDNAEEVLEKCNIDRNTRAEALSIEKLCVLANSLQAQKIALAE, from the coding sequence GTTGCAGATTTTCCCCCCGAAGTTTTCTCTCCTGCGCCAAAAGTACATTCTTCAGTGGTCAACATTACCCCACTAAAGACTCCCAGGGCAATGGTAGACTACTCGTATTTATGTAGCGTATTGAAGATGCTTTTCCACTGCAAACGCAAGACTATACTTAATGCTCTAAAGTTGCGGGTGGATAATGCGGAAGAAGTTCTTGAAAAATGCAATATCGATCGCAATACTAGAGCGGAAGCTCTTTCTATAGAGAAGCTCTGTGTCCTTGCAAATTCTCTTCAAGCACAAAAAATAGCATTAGCGGAATAA
- a CDS encoding DUF721 domain-containing protein encodes MNVYTSRRRGYKNARLIIEDFVLRRCGLWSVNKIEVKIFLNWRAIVGDSVADIAFPKRVIFTGNSSGTLYLRVNSGGHATFLQYAVPCIIEKLSVYFGFKVINSIKIIQ; translated from the coding sequence ATGAATGTCTATACGTCGAGGCGTCGTGGCTACAAAAACGCCCGACTTATCATTGAGGATTTTGTCCTCAGGCGTTGTGGCCTGTGGAGTGTAAACAAAATAGAAGTAAAAATATTCCTCAATTGGAGAGCTATCGTAGGGGATTCCGTTGCTGATATTGCATTTCCCAAAAGGGTTATTTTCACAGGCAATAGCTCTGGAACGTTATACCTCCGGGTGAACAGTGGAGGACACGCGACGTTCTTGCAGTATGCAGTTCCTTGCATTATCGAGAAGCTATCTGTGTATTTTGGGTTTAAAGTTATAAACTCAATAAAAATAATACAGTAG